In Arachis hypogaea cultivar Tifrunner chromosome 2, arahy.Tifrunner.gnm2.J5K5, whole genome shotgun sequence, a genomic segment contains:
- the LOC140176636 gene encoding putative disease resistance RPP13-like protein 1, whose product MAKIKAFLNGFINTVFERLLTTDAINLVLGKKLGSDLVERLKTALLGAEVLVADAEMKQFGNPLVRKWLDSLRDAVYCAEDLLDTVLAKAATQKEESSSWWSPSFLVKRDREMVEKMEGVVRRIEDLGKQKDFLGLEKIPTGGSSWRTPSTSLVRGNVYGREDDKKALVKMLKDNNEHHLSVMAIVGIGGVDKTTLVQWLYNNEEEFMKGFDLKAWVCVLEKFEVVETTRNVIKQIHGSTCSLDDFDLLQNALKKELSNKKFFIVLDDVWSDDGDKWSDFMTPFQQNGNKGKSNGRAALIGRKIVKKCDGLPLAAETLGRLLRTKHDVEEWNKILMSHIWEFSVEKSKIIPALLISYFHLSPYLKRCFVSCALFPKDYEFKKDELILL is encoded by the exons ATGGCAAAAATTAAAG CTTTTCTTAATGGCTTCATTAATACTGTCTTTGAGAGGCTCCTTACAACTGATGCTATCAACTTGGTACTGGGAAAGAAGCTTGGCTCTGACTTGGTTGAAAGGCTGAAGACTGCTCTGTTGGGTGCTGAAGTTCTTGTTGCTGATGCTGAGATGAAGCAGTTCGGTAATCCATTGGTGAGGAAGTGGCTCGATAGTCTCCGGGATGCTGTTTACTGTGCTGAGGACTTGCTAGACACTGTCCTCGCCAAAGCTGCCACACAAAAGGAGGAAAGTTCTTCCTGGTGGTCCCCTAGCTTCTTAGTCAAACGAGATCGGGAGATGGTAGAGAAGATGGAAGGGGTAGTTAGAAGAATAGAGGATCTTGGAAAACAAAAAGATTTCCTTGGTCTTGAAAAGATTCCCACTGGTGGCTCATCATGGAGGACTCCGTCCACTTCTCTTGTGAGAGGGAATGTGTATGGCAGGGAGGATGACAAGAAGGCCTTAGTCAAGATGCTGAAGGACAACAATGAGCATCACCTGTCTGTGATGGCTATTGTTGGCATAGGTGGGGTTGATAAAACAACTTTAGTCCAATGGCTGTACaacaatgaggaggagttcatgAAGGGATTTGATCTGAAAGCATGGGTTTGCGTTTTGGAGAAGTTTGAAGTTGTTGAGACAACAAGGAATGTCATAAAGCAGATCCATGGAAGTACTTGTAGTCTGGATGATTTCGATTTACTTCAAAATGCTTTGAAAAAAGAATTGTCCAATAAGAAGTTCTTTATTGTTCTGGATGATGTTTGGAGTGATGATGGTGACAAATGGAGTGATTTTATGACCCCTTTCCAACAAAATGGGAATAAGGGAA AATCAAATGGGAGAGCAGCACTAATAGGAAGAAAGATTGTCAAGAAGTGTGATGGCTTGCCATTAGCTGCAGAAACACTTGGTCGCTTGTTACGTACTAAGCATGATGTTGAGGAATGGAACAAGATACTAATGAGTCATATTTGGGAATTTTCGGTGGAGAAGAGTAAGATTATTCCAGCATTATTAATAAGTTACTTCCATCTTTCTCCATATTTAAAGCGTTGTTTTGTTTCTTGTGCTTTATTTCCCAAGGATTATGAATTTAAGAAAGATGAATTAATCCTTTTGTAG